A section of the Lineus longissimus chromosome 1, tnLinLong1.2, whole genome shotgun sequence genome encodes:
- the LOC135482568 gene encoding uncharacterized protein LOC135482568 produces the protein MQWDVETDTFLFQLDLKQKPLTRRGILSTVSSLFDPLGLVAPVILEGKRIVQELCRDGKGWEDPIPDDVTKRWETWRCQLKDISKLRIPRCYKSHDCKDQELKSVELHHFADASLLGGYGQRSYIRLLREDGKIDTALVAAKAKVGPSKPVTVPRLELTAAVMSVKMSNFLRKELDYKDIRETFWSDSKVVLGYINNEARRFHVFVANRVQMIRGSTSPDQWHHIPTGENPADVASRGVTVKNLQDNQLWWKGPAFLSSPVIQPSRDVVEPKPNDPEMRKVKILATQAKPKEAVDMLSQLERFSSWHRMKRAVAICLRMVKGLRGGTIKIPCITGDLKENMKQYKPVDVAEMGNAELVIMKMVQAQAFKEEIAQLRKMNSSGEPPREMNSKENKAIGKRSGIYRLDPYVDKAGVLRVGGRVQRADVPECQKHPMVLPGKGHVVQVLIAHHHRDIAHSERGMTLNAILSAGYWLLKARTVITTYLQKCVICRKLRGAPLGQKMANLPEDRLQEVPPFTYSSVDYFGPYLIRQGRSDNKRYGAVFTCLNSRAIHIEVSNSLDTSSFLNAYRRFVCCRAQSDT, from the coding sequence ATGCAGTGGGACGTCGAGACGGACACCTTCCTCTTTCAACTTGACTTAAAGCAGAAACCACTCACGAGACGCGGTATTCTCTCGACGGTCAGTTCGCTATTTGACCCACTTGGTCTGGTCGCACCGGTAATATTGGAAGGAAAGCGTATCGTGCAAGAGCTCTGCAGAGATGGAAAGGGATGGGAGGACCCAATTCCTGATGATGTCACCAAAAGATGGGAAACCTGGAGGTGTCAGCTGAAGGACATTAGTAAGCTGAGAATCCCGCGTTGTTACAAGTCACATGACTGCAAGGATCAGGAGTTGAAGAGTGTCGAGTTACATCACTTCGCCGACGCTAGCTTGCTTGGAGGATACGGTCAACGTAGCTATATAAGGCTATTGAGAGAAGATGGCAAGATCGACACAGCTCTAGTTGCAGCTAAGGCCAAAGTAGGACCCAGCAAACCGGTCACAGTGCCACGTTTGGAGCTCACTGCTGCCGTCATGTCCGTGAAGATGAGTAACTTTCTCCGCAAAGAGCTTGACTACAAAGATATCAGAGAGACGTTTTGGTCCGACAGTAAGGTGGTACTGGGATATATCAACAACGAGGCCAGAAGGTTCCATGTGTTTGTCGCTAATCGAGTGCAGATGATTAGAGGAAGTACGTCACCAGACCAGTGGCATCACATCCCCACTGGAGAAAATCCCGCAGACGTAGCATCAAGAGGTGTGACAGTAAAGAACTTGCAAGATAACCAGTTATGGTGGAAGGGTCCAGCCTTCCTGTCATCGCCTGTCATACAGCCCAGCAGAGACGTCGTTGAGCCAAAACCGAACGATCCCGAAATGAGAAAGGTCAAGATTTTAGCAACACAAGCTAAGCCAAAGGAAGCTGTCGACATGTTGTCCCAACTAGAGCGTTTTTCCAGTTGGCATCGGATGAAACGAGCAGTGGCCATTTGCCTCAGAATGGTAAAGGGATTGAGAGGTGGTACTATCAAAATACCTTGTATCACCGGCGACCTGAAGGAAAACATGAAGCAGTACAAGCCAGTGGACGTGGCAGAAATGGGGAATGCAGAATTGGTTATCATGAAAATGGTACAAGCCCAAGCCTTCAAAGAGGAAATCGCCCAGCTTCGCAAAATGAACTCGTCCGGAGAACCACCACGAGAGATGAACTCCAAGGAAAACAAAGCCATTGGAAAGAGAAGTGGAATCTACAGACTGGATCCATATGTCGACAAAGCTGGTGTCTTGAGAGTGGGAGGAAGGGTACAGCGCGCAGATGTTCCAGAATGCCAGAAGCATCCAATGGTGTTGCCAGGAAAAGGTCATGTCGTTCAAGTTCTGATCGCTCATCATCACCGAGACATTGCCCACTCAGAAAGGGGCATGACGTTGAATGCAATCCTGTCAGCGGGCTACTGGTTGTTGAAAGCAAGAACTGTTATAACTACATATCTGCAGAAGTGCGTGATCTGCCGAAAACTGAGAGGTGCTCCACTTGGACAAAAGATGGCCAACCTACCAGAAGATAGACTGCAGGAGGTGCCGCCATTTACTTACAGCTCCGTGGACTATTTCGGACCGTATCTCATCAGGCAAGGACGGAGCGACAACAAAAGATATGGAGCAGTGTTTACGTGCTTGAACTCTCGCGCCATCCATATTGAGGTCTCAAATAGTCTTGATACCAGCTCATTTTTGAACGCATACCGGAGATTTGTTTGCTGCAGGGCCCAGTCAGACACTTGA
- the LOC135482628 gene encoding uncharacterized protein LOC135482628 translates to MLDEEVVNTKKVNGLRIQDMNKSLDISMPAVYERDIIPASHSQVPRPETVRKIPHLKDVAEKLYPYREDWEIGVLIGMNCPKLLKPRDVVPGEDDDPYAIRTDLGWGVIGNFADNIKRDEPVHFVYRTKAKEITPAEVNQLFEGEFAKQKTGCKMSVHDQRFLAVVKAGIRQREDSHFEITLPFKEDDVTLPNNRTMVDKRLRHLRHKLTRDPKYRREYTDFMNDVITKGFAEKVPDTSETCTQDEKLIWYIPHHGVYHPKKNKFRVVFDASAEYEGHSLNQHLLQGPDLMNSLTGILTRFRKEPVAVTCDISACFYQVFVPDNQRDCLRFLWWEDGELHKEPTEYRMTRHIFGATSSPACSNFALNETANRYKGQFGEEIANFLRKDMYVDDGITSKKKPKEASHLIAGSHAMAA, encoded by the coding sequence ATGTTGGATGAAGAAGTCGTCAACACAAAGAAAGTTAATGGTCTGCGGATTCAGGATATGAACAAATCCTTAGACATCTCCATGCCAGCCGTGTACGAGAGAGATATCATTCCAGCCAGTCACAGCCAGGTACCAAGACCAGAAACAGTTAGAAAAATACCTCACCTGAAAGACGTCGCTGAGAAGCTGTATCCTTACCGAGAAGATTGGGAGATTGGTGTCCTCATTGGGATGAATTGTCCAAAACTACTTAAGCCAAGAGACGTTGTTCCGGGGGAAGATGACGATCCATACGCGATAAGAACCGATCTTGGATGGGGAGTTATTGGTAACTTCGCCGATAACATCAAGAGAGACGAGCCAGTCCACTTTGTGTACCGAACTAAAGCCAAGGAGATAACACCAGCCGAGGTCAACCAGCTGTTCGAGGGAGAGTTTGCCAAGCAGAAGACAGGATGCAAAATGTCAGTTCATGACCAGCGCTTTTTGGCTGTGGTGAAAGCAGGAATACGTCAACGGGAGGATTCCCACTTCGAGATTACATTACCATTCAAAGAGGATGATGTCACCCTTCCGAACAATAGAACCATGGTTGACAAACGCCTCCGTCACCTACGTCACAAGCTAACAAGGGACCCCAAATACAGACGAGAGTACACAGACTTCATGAACGATGTCATCACCAAAGGTTTCGCAGAGAAGGTCCCCGACACGTCTGAGACTTGTACACAGGATGAGAAGCTCATATGGTATATCCCACATCACGGGGTATACCATCCTAAGAAAAACAAGTTCCGAGTTGTTTTCGATGCAAGTGCGGAATACGAAGGACACAGTCTGAACCAGCACCTACTGCAGGGCCCCGATCTTATGAACAGTCTCACCGGGATTCTTACCAGATTCAGAAAAGAGCCAGTAGCTGTGACCTGTGACATATCGGCCTGTTTCTATCAAGTTTTCGTCCCTGACAACCAGCGGGATTGTTTGAGGTTCCTATGGTGGGAAGACGGGGAGCTCCACAAAGAACCAACTGAGTATAGAATGACCAGACACATCTTCGGCGCCACATCCTCACCAGCCTGCTCCAACTTTGCCTTGAACGAGACCGCAAACCGCTACAAAGGCCAGTTCGGTGAGGAGATAGCTAACTTTTTACGTAAGGATATGTACGTCGACGATGGGATCACCAGCAAGAAGAAACCAAAGGAAGCCTCTCACCTCATCGCAGGGTCACACGCCATGGCCGCTTAA